The genomic segment ataaccacattcaaaacaaaaaattcatctttaaagtccctacagttaatcattttcaacctatcaagtcaccaaacataaccatattcaaaacaaaaagttcaattgtaaagtacctacacttgatcattttcaacctaccaagtcaccaagcataacaactatcaaaacaaaaaaaataccttaaaagtctgtacacttaatcattttagacctaccaagtcacctagcacaaccacattcaaaacaaaaaattcacctttaaagtccctacacttaatcattttcaacatacaaagtcaccaaacataatcactttcaacctaccaagtcacctttaaagtccctacacttaatcattttcaacctacaaaGTAACCAAgcataactaaattcaaaacaaaaaagcacTTAAAAAGTCCCTACAtttgatcattttcaacctaccaagtcaccaaacataaccactttcaacctaccaagtcacctttaaagtccctacacttaatcattttcaacctaccaagtcacctttaaagtccctacacttaatcattttcaacctaccaagtcaccaaacataaccactttcaacctaCCAAATCACTTTTAAAGTTCCCACACTTAATctttttcaacctaccaagtcaccaaacataaccactttcaacctaccaagtcacctttaaagtccctacacttaattattttcaacctaccaagtcaccaaacataaccatattcaaaataaaaaaacacccttaaagtccctgcacttaatcattttcaacttaccaagtcaccaaacataaccactttcaacctaccaagtcacttttaaagtccctacacttaatcattttcaacctaccaagtcaccaaacataaccatattcaaaacagataaacacctttaaagtccctgcaATTATTCATTTTTAACCTATCAAGTCACTTTTAAAGTCCCTGCACTTTCAAAACCAAACCTTGAACTttcataccaaatgatacaatatcgAGTTCAtaatacaagaaacaagcaacaacaagaccaacaagatgtcaacaacaatgctagtgaatcgagcAAGGCCACAcgcggcttcactagactttaatataaacaataacaagaagataacaacaatgctagtgaatcgaagaaggccacacacggcttcactagacttcaatatgaacaataacaagactTTGTTATaacaaaatagagagaaatcaacttacctttgcttggcttaaattaaagtgaaagagataagcggtcaccGGATCTAGATTCTGATGTGCTGGTAGCGCAAAGATACTAAATAAGGATCAAAAGAATAATTTTCAACCTGTcattccaaataaaatatttcaactttGAGTGATTTAACAAAACTCATataaaaaacaacaagctaaagtgctaaaccataaatttaaatcaagaatctcaacaaatCACAACTAGAGATTCcaactttgaggaatttaaaccaataataacttcaacaccacaaaatccatattaaaagCTACAAGCTAAACCATAAAACTAAATCACACCAAAGATCAACTTTAAGGGATTTAGCAAAACCCATATTAAAAAAaacaagctaaaccataaaagGAATTCAAGAATCTTACAAAGTCACAATTAAAGATTCCAAGCACAAATTAATCACCTCATAAAGCAcaaaaaaaactacaacaaaataaaactaacctACAAGTGAGCTAAAAAACTAGTTCAATTAAGCAAAAGAACTAGTTCAAACTAACCTAGTCTTCAAAAAgcacaaattttaaaaacaaaataaaatttaagctaCAAGTGAGCtagaaaaaacatcaaaagaaCCTCATACCTGAGCTGTCGTCTCCGAAGAAGCGCTGGAGTAGTCGCCGGAGATAAGTTTTCGGTATGTTTAGTTCAATTTTTGATGGTGTAGGTCGATTTTGTGTATGTGTTTCAATTAATGTGTATAGGTCGATTATTGTGTATGTAGGTCGGGTTGGGTCATGTGGAGGTGGGTCGAGTAGGTGGTCGGTTTCaagaaataatacaaaatattttaattactatagttaataaatcaatttaaaattaattaactaattaaaattaatttttaataaattctataatatttataacaataacacgagtagtatattttctcaatcgtataataaaatcaatgaattttataaattacgataaattttttgttaattagcttttatttatatatatatatatatatatatatatatataattatataatatcataattaaaagctaattaaccaaaagtttattgtaaatttaaaattcattgatatatatacctcataatacaacgtgttaatcaaataagttattgattacttgtcttacgttattacaacttcaacaatatacgggGATCTACATTGACactaaatagtatatctatttcctcaatagtatgatatcaatgtattattcaaaatattttgatatatagattcagttatcgagctttcgattaTTGCATaggtcactacacgagatatatgtatatatacatatattcaattgtctttcaactttcaaatacgtactataaacatcacatacacgatttcactactccataataatatacaacgtagttcacatatactcagatacaAAATTTTTAAGTGAAAAAACTAAAATTCACTGCCAAAATAcatgagatatacgtatatatacatatattcaattgtccaCCAGCTTTTAAATACGTaatataaacatcacatacacgattttaatatactaccccataataatatacaatgtatttcacatatactgatcagatgaattatcggttagtttatcttatgtcattaatgtaccttcactatataatatgtatatactatatatatatatatatatatatatatatatatatatatacctatacatacacacacatgtaCACATTATCGACTATATGAAGttctaaatatgtactatatatatcacatacgtacacgagtatattatccaataatataatgcaacCTGTTTCATATACATGCTCAGATGAGTAATCGATTagttatatttgattagcttcatATAcgaggttttgactacatcgttcatcaattgattactacatgatatatatatatatatatatatatatatatatatatataNNNNNNNNNNNNNNNNNNNNNNNNNNNNNNNNNNNNNNNNNNNNNNNNNNNNNNNNNNNNNNNNNNNNNNNNNNNNNNNNNNNNNNNNNNNNNNNNNNNNcacaagtatattaccttataatagaacacgttcattatattctatGAGTTATCggttatatatacacatattcattatacaaagattatgcatgtttaacgtcatttaatgtatatacaaaggaaaatatttattccatatattgaaacataagtaaagataaatattatgtttaacgtaatttgttcattttatttgatatattttttagtgtaactttttcacaaaatttaagaatgattgatttttattattactcTACAggttatcgactacgtgtgatcagtgtaatttcaaaaaaatatatattagattatatatataattatttttaatgaaaataatatatatatatatatatatatatatatatatatatttgattacatatatataattattgattaCTAAAAATTacttacattttaatttttttaattcaaaaaccgaccacaagtcttcgattttttaaagatatatatatttttttgaaaataacaaaatcgaccactagtggttgtttttaaaaaaaaaaaaaaaaataaaaaaaaatatttaactataattaaaaaaaaaattaaaaaaagaggtcgtttttttttttttttttaaatttttatttgtaaaataaataataattactgcatacgtcactacacgagaaatacatacatacatatatatatatatatatatatatatatatacatatattcaattatctttcaactttcaaatacgtactacaAAGgacacatacacgattttactacataataatatacaatatagttcacatatactcagatacaAAATTTTTAAGCGAAAAAGCTCAAATTCACCACCAAAATTTGGCGGTCATTCAAAATTCGAAATTCAAAGCAAATAGTAGGTATATGCATGCCAGTTTCAGGATGTAATTTTCTATCTCCCACCCCTACTTCCTTCCTCCCCCCATTTATACATCGTAATACATGtcttacattattacaacttcaacaacatacgtgtgtctacattgacacaaaatagtatatctatttcctcaatagtatgatatcaacgtatcattcaaaatactttgatatatagattcagttatctagctttcgattatTGCATACGTCACTAAATGAGATATACGTATATTTACATctattcaattatctatcagctttcaaatacgcACTGTAAACATCAGATACACAATTTTAATATACTAcctaataataatatataacgtaTTTTACATATACTGATCAGATGAATTAttggttagtttatcttatgtcattaatataccttcactatataatatgcatatactatatttatatatatatatatatacctatacatacacacgcATATAcccactatcgactatatcaagttctaaatatgtactatatatatcacatacgtacacaagtatattatccaataatataatgcgacgtgtttcatatacatgctcagatgagtgatcgattagtTATATTTGATTAGATTAATATACTAgattttgactacatcgttcatcaattgatcactacatgatatatatatatatatatatatgtgtgtgtgtgtgtgtgtgtgtgtgtgtgtgtgtaaacatatttatacatatgaactcttgaatgcgtactatatatatcacatccacaaatatattaccttataatagaacacgttcattatattctgatgaaatATCGGTTACATAtccacatattcattatacaaaaattatgcatgtttaacgtcatttaacgtatatacaaaggaaaatatttattccatatattgaaacaaaagtaaaagataaatattatgtttaacgtaatttgtttattttagttgatatattttttagtgcaattttttcacaaaatttaagaatgattgattttaattattattatactgattatcgactacgtgtgatcagtgtaattttaaaaaattataaatatatattagattatatatataattattttaatgaaaataatatatatatttgattacatagatattattattggttattaaaaattaattacttttaaatttttttagctcaaaaactgacaacaagtggtcggtttttagaaatactttttaaatttattttttaaaaaatcgaccacaagtggtcggttttttaaaaatattctctttttttaaaaaaataacaaaaccgaccactagtggtcttttaaaaaaaaaaattaaaaaaaaaattaaaaaccaaccacaagtggtctattttaaaaatattttttaattatattttaaaaaaattaccacAAGTgatcagtttttttattttttaaatttttatttgtaaaataaataataattactgcatacgtcactacacaagatatacgtatatatatatatatatatatattcaattgacTTTTACATTTCAaatatgtactataaatatcacatacacgattttactactccataataatatacaatgtaGTTCACATATACTTAGATACAAACTTTTTAAgcgaaaaaactcaaattcactGCCAAAATTTGGCGGTCGTTCAAAATTCGAAACTCAAAGAAAATGGTAGGTATATGCATGTCAGTGTCAGGATTCAATTTTCTGTCTCCCACCCCTACTTTCTTCCTCTCCCCATTTATAACTTGTAATACATGACTtatgttattacaacttcaacaacatatgtGTGTCTACAtagacacaaaatagtatatctatttcctcaatagtatgatatcaacgtatcattcaaaatactttgatatatagattcagttatctagcttttgattattgcatacgtcactacatgagatatacgtatatatacacacattcaattgtctatcagctttctTATACGTACTATAagcatcacatacacgattttaatacactaccccataataatatacaatgtatttcacatatactgatcagatgaattatcggttaattTATCTTATGCCATTAATATACCtttactatataatatgtatatactataatatgcctatacatacacacacatatacacactatcgactatatcaagttataaatatgtactatatatatcacatacgtacacaagtatattatccaataatataatgcggcgtgtttcatatacatgctcagatgagtgatcgattagttatatttgattagcttaatatactaggttttgactacatcattCATCAATTGATCATATCATTCATCAATTgatcactacatgatatatatatatatatacatatatatatatatatatatatataaacatatttatatatatgaactcttggatgcgtactatatatatcacatccacaagtatattaccttataatagaacaaatttattatattctgatgaattatcggttatatatacacatattcattatacaaagattatgcatgtttaacgtcatttaacgtatataaaaaggaaaatatttattccatatttgaaacataagtaaaagataaatattatgtttaacgtaatttgtttattttatttgatatattatttagtgtaattttttcactaaaTATAAGaatgattaatttttattattattatactggttatcgactacgtgtgatcagtgtaatttcaaaaaataaattatatatcagattatatatataattatttttagttaaaataatatatatatttgattacatatatctAGTTATTGGTtagtaaaaattatttactttttaatttttttagttaaaaaaccgaccacaagttgtcggtttttaaaaatattttatttttttgaaaataacaaaaccgaTAACTAgagattgtttttttttaaataaattaaaaaataatttttaaaaatcgaccataagtggtcggttcttaaaaatgtttttttaaaataaaaaattaaccacaaatggtcggttttgttatttttttcaatttttatttgtaatataaataataattaatataaaattattgaaatgattactttgaaattttatcaaaaattactttgaaattttaaaatataaaagcgaccacatgtagtctttttttaaaattttttttgtaaaaacataaaaaaccgaccatttgtggtcagttttttccgaccacaatgtgtggtcagtttttttcgaccattgtggtcggttttcttcGACCACAatatgtggtcgattttttgtgatcgttttttcagatttttttagtagtgatactTGTTCTATTTATGAAATGAAGAGAATTTGctgtatttttctcttttctaccTTTAGTATAACTGAGCAACATCAAGTAATAATTAGTTAAATTTAGAGCTTCAAAGCATCATTAAtaggttaatttagtaaaatacacctataattaaaatttatacacctataattaaaatttacataaGCGCTGTGGTAAGTCAATAAGGGTCAAGTAAAATGGAATGGGCGGAGCACATGGCaagtttaagaccacaaaatttaaACACACTACTGACATCTTTAAGTTCCTGTTTAGGATTGCTTATTTCCCAAAGAAaaacacttattttgagaaaaaacacttttttttttaaaagaagagtGTTTGGCAAACTTGCAAAAatgcttttaaaaataagcagaagcagaagcagaaaattactttttttatgactaaaatatctctatcactctctctctctctctcacacacacacacactaatatatatatatatataaaaattaacatatcttataagtatgtttaaagtttgattttaatattttatacttcatatttacatcataattctttattttatttatgatttatatattattattttattttcactcattttctttaaataaattttaaaaaatcattgatGATTATCCgaagaatatataaatttttattttttattattaatgataacaaatgACAGATGAATCATGTTACAAGAATAAATGATATTTGACAACACTTGTAAATTTTTtctcgaatatttaattttaaataaataattcaaaaaaagtgacatatttgttacCATGTAGTTTACATATATGAAAAAAGAGATAAAGCTTTTGGTATACCTTCAGAAATACAAGACAGATCTTCTACTAGTATGGAGatattgcataataaaattagggatgaaatcattgagaattttgtgatgtatgaaggactaattatttttgtggttaattttttcataaatagtgatttaattatgaaataatttttatatttatttttgttagatatttttaactattttcaaatagtGATATTTTCCCAGTTAAACTGAGACACTTAAATTAAGttgagaaataataaataaagtacatATTTACTAATAATACCCTTATTAATTAGTGTTTATTCActatatattagaaaaagaatCGAGCCAACTACGAAATTCAATTGCAATTGGTCAATTTTCTAGAAAAACCAATCGAAAAGCATAGGTCAAAAATGGGTCGATCgaactttatttaaaaaaagtatttttgaaagtAAAATCGATCGATGCCattgatttttataaaataatttgccATATTTTTTAACGACCAAGATCagtcaatttatccttttcttggttttaagataaaaaaaatcaacttagcttgaccaattttatttataaaaattagtATTGAACTAGTTGATTATGGTCGACTTTTTTGTCGGTCAAAGATCTGTCGATTTTTTTGGTTGATCTTGGCTCTGCTTTTAGTAGTGAGTGTCAATGGACTTGAAAAATAAGTTTGAGAAATGAATAATTAATGTTaagagtaaaataggaaaaaaattatatttaaagttTTTAAGTAAAAGTGAAAATTCATTTTTAGAATGGTGAACAAGTAAAAAATAACGGAGCAAGTAAACTTTTTACTCCATTCATTCAAATtatatgatgtttatgatttagaTACCCCTCTGTTTTTTATTTAGATACACctcataaaatatttttacacTCTTGAAAAGAAAGAGGAGTAAACCAATTATatcaaagaaaattttactttcaTGTACTAGTATTGTCATAATTATtgcataaataaaaacatataaagcttatattacaaaaaaaaatggtgAGAGCAATGCTAATAGTAGTGCTAGCAAATAACTTTTGTTGTAaggaaaaagttttaaatttatatttttaagttagtgaaatcatcaaaaatttatttatcgTTAATAATTGAGGTTGAATATAGTTTCGTcattataaaattgatttaatatatCTTAATTCACTAATAGAAAAGAAATTACAATATATGAGATATTTTTACAAGAGAAATTGTTAATTAACTTTTGAATTATGTGAAATTGAGAAATGAAAGAATCGCAGCTTGATAGCTTGCaatcaaggagaagaagaagatagtcAGAAACTGAATTTTCATTATTCTCCCTGAAGATTACAATTATGACTCTATTTATAGACTTGAGTTAAGATGAGCTAAGAATGGGCTAAGAAGTGAATCATGTATCCAGCTCATTGATAGCTCATTATAACTAACTAATCATTGGATAACAACCTCTAACAACCTTTAACAACCTCTGCAGTTGACTCAACTAttgactaactaactaactaactactcCTATCAATATTACACACCAATGGAACAGGTAGTCATGTATGTTACCGTGTATGTAGTAGTTCaaaacactccccctcaagctgcagGGTGCAGAATATTTAGCACACCAAGATTTCCAAGTGAATAAGTATGTTGAGCAAGGCTCGGGACCTTGATAAGCAGGTCAACAAATTGATCACTAGAATAAACATAGAGAGCCTTAATTAAGCCGTCTTTGATCTTGTCCCTAATAAAATGACAGTCAATCTCAATGTGTTTGGTTCTCTCATGAAACACAGGGTTGTTAGCCAACTGAATGGCTGAATTACTATCACTGAAGACTGAAACAGGAAGAGTGACATAAACCCTGAGGACTTGAAACAAACTAACCAGCCAAGTGAGCTCTACAACTACTGAAGCCATGCTTCTGTACTTAGCTTCAGCAGAACTCCTAGAAATAGTGTGTTGTTTTTCTGATTTATATGATATTAGTGATTCACCAAAGTGAATGGCATAACCAATAACTAATCTTCTAACTAATCTTCTAGTGTTGGGGCAAGCAGCCCAATCTGAGTCACACCAGTAAGTTAGAGAAGTAGTAGCCTTAGCCTTGAACCAGACACCTTGACCAATAGAATCTTTAAGGTATCTGACCACCCTAGTAGCTGCTTCCTAGTAGGATTTCTTGGGGTGTTGCATAAATTAGTTGAGAGTTTGCACAGCAAAATCAATGTCTGGCCTTATAATAGTGGCATACATAAGTTTCCCAATAAGTCTTTGGTAAGATAAAATATCAGATAGCAACTCATCATATTGTGCACCTGTGGCATGATCATACTCAATAGATGTTAACTTGGCATTAGATTCTAGAGAGGTGATAGCTGGTTTAGTACCACTAATCCCTGTGTCAGCAATCAACTCAAGAATGTACTTTCTTTGGTTTAATATGATCCCTGATATTGATATTAAAacttcaatacccaaaaaatacTTGAGATCACCCAAGTCTTTCATTTTGAATTGCTGATGCAACTTGATTTTGGTGGCATTGATAAATGATTCACTGCTTCCAGTAATtagcaaatcatcaacatatacaagcACTATAACAGTGTTATTACCTTGATGCATAGTGAATAGGGAATATTCATGTACACTTTGGGTAAAACCAGCATCAAGTAAGGCATGAGTGAGCTTCGGATTTCACTGCCTAGAGGCCCGCTTAAGGCCATACAAGGATTTGATCAATTTGCACACCTCGTGCTCCCCCTGTCTTCTTAATCCTTATGGCATCTCCATGTAGAATTTCTCCTCAAGATTCCCTTGGAGGAATTCATTatacacatccatttgatgaagatTACAACCTTTAGATATAGCTACTGCAATCACACATCTGATTGTAACCATCTTAGCCACTGGTGAGAATGTTTCATGATAATCTAACCCCTCTTATTGACTCTATACTTTGGCCACTAACCTTACCTTGAACCTCTTCACTTCACCATTTAtaggatatttaattttttatatccaCTTGGAACCAACAATATTCTTCCCTTTAGGTAAATCAACAATGATCCATGTATTGTTAGCTTCCAATGCTTGAatttctgacttcatagctttcACCCACATTTCATCTTATACATCTTGTTTAAAGTGCTGAGGCTCAGAAAAAGTTGAGAATTTGGTTAAATAGCACTGATAAATAGGACTAAGATTTTTATAAAACAAGTTGTTGGCTAATAGATGCTTGCATCTCTGGTTTCTGAAAGTGTCAACATAATCATGTATCCATACTGTTAGTTTGCTTGTTCTTGCTGGTCTACTGGAAGAAGGTTGAGGCATGAAAGGTTTATATTTGAGCGTGTCTTCATGATTGGTGCCAGGTGAAGCTGTACCAGGTACTGCAGCATCAGTAATGCTATCCTCCTCAATTGGAGCATCTTCAGTGACACTCTCAATAGATGTCTCAGGAAATACTTGAACGTGTCTTCATGATTGTGCTTGTGTATTTTATGCTGGTGAGGAATCAAAAGGAAATGTATCTTTATGAAACACTACATCTCTACTAATTAATAGTCTCTTTAAGGTGAAATCTAGCAGCAAATATCCCTCTGAGACTCTGAATATCCCACCAATACTGCAGGTTTGGCCATTTCTATGAATTTATCACCTCTTGGTAAGATAGTTATATAGCACAAACAT from the Capsicum annuum cultivar UCD-10X-F1 chromosome 9, UCD10Xv1.1, whole genome shotgun sequence genome contains:
- the LOC124887110 gene encoding uncharacterized mitochondrial protein AtMg00810-like codes for the protein MHQGNNTVIVLVYVDDLLITGSSESFINATKIKLHQQFKMKDLGDLKYFLGIEVLISISGIILNQRKYILELIADTGISGTKPAITSLESNAKLTSIEYDHATGAQYDELLSDILSYQRLIGKLMYATIIRPDIDFAVQTLN